One genomic window of Eggerthella timonensis includes the following:
- a CDS encoding glycosyltransferase family 2 protein gives MPKTISVLIPCYNEAENVGPISRAVIEVFESELPDYDFDITFIDNCSTDGTRDLLRSLCKGDKRIKAILNAKNFGQFNSPYYGLCQTSGDCAILLCCDFQDPVELLPAFVREWENGYQIVCGVKASSKENPIVRMLRNVYYKLIRKMSDVEQIEHFTGFGLYDRSFIKVLKELGDPTPFLRGIVAELGSNRKEIEYQQEKRRAGKSHNNFFTLYDAAMLSFTSYTKVGMRLATISGFALAVLSLLAAALYLVMKLLFWDTFPAGSIPSLLAVLVFGSVLLFFVGLLGEYVMNINTRIMNRPLVIEQERLNFE, from the coding sequence ATGCCCAAGACGATCAGCGTTCTCATTCCTTGTTACAACGAAGCGGAAAACGTTGGTCCCATCTCACGTGCCGTGATCGAGGTTTTCGAGTCCGAATTGCCCGATTACGACTTCGACATAACCTTCATCGACAATTGTTCAACGGACGGCACGAGGGACCTGCTCAGATCGCTTTGCAAGGGCGACAAGCGCATCAAGGCGATTCTGAACGCCAAGAATTTCGGACAGTTCAATTCGCCGTATTACGGGCTTTGCCAAACTTCGGGCGATTGCGCTATCCTGTTGTGCTGCGATTTTCAAGATCCGGTTGAGTTGCTGCCTGCTTTCGTGCGCGAGTGGGAGAACGGCTATCAGATCGTATGCGGCGTGAAGGCATCGAGCAAGGAAAACCCGATCGTGCGGATGCTGAGGAACGTGTACTACAAGCTGATACGCAAGATGAGCGATGTCGAGCAGATCGAGCATTTTACCGGGTTCGGCTTGTACGACCGTTCGTTCATCAAGGTGCTGAAAGAGCTTGGGGATCCCACTCCGTTTTTAAGGGGCATAGTGGCGGAGTTGGGTTCCAACCGGAAGGAAATCGAATATCAGCAGGAAAAACGTCGGGCAGGGAAGAGCCATAACAATTTCTTCACGCTCTATGATGCGGCTATGCTGAGCTTCACGTCGTACACGAAGGTGGGCATGAGGTTGGCGACTATTTCCGGTTTCGCTTTGGCGGTGCTGAGCCTTCTTGCCGCAGCGCTGTACCTCGTGATGAAACTGCTTTTCTGGGATACGTTTCCCGCAGGATCGATCCCCAGCCTGCTCGCGGTGTTGGTTTTCGGATCGGTGCTCCTGTTCTTCGTCGGTCTGTTGGGCGAGTACGTCATGAACATCAACACGCGCATCATGAATCGGCCGTTGGTCATCGAGCAGGAAAGACTGAACTTCGAATGA